The following proteins are encoded in a genomic region of Phaeodactylum tricornutum CCAP 1055/1 chromosome 1, whole genome shotgun sequence:
- a CDS encoding predicted protein, with product MSSSAVSLTPLHSKKQAPGKKRRPNFRPIVRKGSKATKPSALATPDETIESIDNANEEETGMSVVDSPTVPTSVLTKRAESAVRVSLSKAAVTHSPPSKQAPKRGKKRKTIGVSIGSTRAARPETSTEKLSDENTLHEEHFPASEPLRKSTPKAAITKQGSTIPIVETAIIPEDTSGGPNLKNYCSTFRSKRGKDQPRVAVAAAPEPELDQANAPTLSAGPVVKVVNGEIVLQESSMVVNASSKEVEEFPVVEEEAQLAVVGASYNSFTNRKKPQHWNVVETQLFYEALRQVGLDFGTMEAYFENRRTRKQLKRKYQKESSKNPHLIEAALDPTARRGIDLSVFDVTAEDIAKQVELENTQEPVRETRLLPVDNDRELIEVVEEDELTVTETERASPSLDSALQQTLLWGKDEAELVDTRPALDDHMFDDEAQAEETVKVTLISNVNKTNKKKKPKFRSRKTKK from the exons ATGTCGTCATCTGCGGTGTCTCTGACACCGTTGCACTCGAAGAAACAAGCTCCTGGCAAGAAACGGCGCCCCAATTTCCGTCCGATTGTCCGAAAAGGGAGCAAGGCAACCAAGCCGTCGGCGCTTGCGACACCAGATGAGACGATCGAGTCCATTGACAATgcaaatgaagaagaaacaggGATGTCCGTTGTCGATTCACCGACTGTTCCCACATCAGTTCTAACGAAAAGAGCAGAATCTGCTGTCAGGGTTTCCTTGTCAAAGGCTGCTGTTACGCATTCTCCGCCATCAAAACAAGCACCGAAGCGTGGAAAAAAGCGCAAGACGATCGGGGTCTCCATCGGATCTACGCGTGCGGCTCGGCCCGAAACTTCGACTGAGAAATTAAGTGATGAGAATACTTTGCACGAAGAGCACTTCCCCGCGTCGGAGCCCCTCCGAAAAAGTACCCCCAAAGCTGCTATTACTAAACAAGGGTCTACCATACCGATCGTAGAAACTGCAATCATTCCGGAAGATACCAGCGGTGGTCCCAATTTAAAAAACTACTGCAGTACATTCCGATCCAAACGAGGAAAGGACCAACCTAGAGTAGCTGTGGCGGCTGCACCAGAACCAGAATTAGACCAGGCCAATGCACCAACTTTATCAGCCGGCCCGGTCGTCAAAGTTGTCAACGGCGAAATTGTGTTACAAGAAAGTAGTATGGTAGTAAACGCGAGTTCCAAAGAAGTCGAGGAGTTTCCAGTGGTAGAAGAAGAGGCTCAATTGGCCGTAGTCGGTGCTTCCTACAACTCTTTCACGAATCGCAAAAAGCCACAGCACTGGAATGTTGTCGAGACTCAACTTTTTTACGAAGCTTTGCGCCAAGTTGGTCTCGACTTTGGTACGATGGAAGCGTACTTCGAGAATAGACGGACGCGCAAGCAGCTCAAGCGGAAATATCAAAAGGAGTCGAGTAAAAATCCGCATTTAATTGAAGCTGCATTGGATCCTACGGCGCGGAGAGGGATTG ATTTATCGGTGTTTGATGTGACGGCTGAAGACATCGCAAAGCAGGTAGAACTGGAGAATACTCAAGAACCCGTTCGAGAGACACGCCTTTTGCCAGTGGACAATGACAGAGAGCTAATcgaagttgtggaagaggaCGAGCTCACCGTAACCGAGACCGAGCGAGCTTCACCGAGTTTAGACTCGGCTCTACAGCAGACTTTATTATGGGGAAAGGATGAGGCTGAGCTGGTTGATACTCGTCCCGCATTGGACGATCACATGTTTGACGATGAAGCTCAAGCAGAGGAGACAGTGAAGGTTACTCTGATTTCTAACGTCAACAAaaccaacaagaagaaaaagccgaaGTTTCGCTCacggaaaaccaaaaaataG
- a CDS encoding predicted protein, with translation MAKSSGEIGSEEAISPEASKRICDHMNDDHMVSVYAMAKELIEYKRDWKLTGAKLKRVTAYGCEIQAITCSGELCEMLPVVYPFRPALKTAAQSRKQLVKIHQKVCSPKLEWLLDPLPLGVIGISIFLAYGTLILGIPELKASIENDESMNSMICSLFGSPHIFSQMVKAAFWFTVVIHSAEADYAIYKCRTTLKLDWITSMFWFATTCLVGYPVLGHLIQLIQIHDKSKAAQKAKLK, from the coding sequence ATGGCCAAATCGTCTGGCGAAATTGGTAGTGAAGAAGCCATCTCTCCAGAAGCATCCAAGCGCATCTGCGACCATATGAACGACGATCATATGGTTTCCGTTTACGCCATGGCCAAGGAGTTGATTGAATATAAACGGGATTGGAAATTGACAGGCGCCAAGCTCAAGAGAGTGACGGCCTATGGATGCGAAATTCAGGCTATAACATGCTCCGGCGAACTCTGTGAAATGCTACCCGTTGTTTACCCATTTCGACCGGCTCTCAAAACTGCGGCTCAATCTCGGAAACAATTGGTCAAGATTCACCAAAAAGTGTGCTCTCCAAAACTAGAGTGGCTACTGGACCCATTGCCGCTGGGTGTGATCGGCATTAGTATTTTTCTAGCGTACGGAACGCTCATTCTTGGAATTCCGGAGCTGAAAGCTTCCATTGAAAACGACGAATCTATGAATTCCATGATATGTTCGTTGTTCGGTTCACCGCACATTTTCAGTCAGATGGTCAAGGCCGCCTTTTGGTTTACGGTTGTGATTCACAGTGCTGAAGCTGACTATGCAATCTACAAATGTCGCACCACATTGAAGTTGGATTGGATAACATCGATGTTTTGGTTTGCAACAACCTGTCTTGTGGGGTATCCCGTTTTAGGGCATCTGATTCAGCTGATCCAAATTCACGACAAGAGCAAGGCAGCTCAAAAGGCTAAGCTGAAGTAG
- a CDS encoding predicted protein, translating into MSSTTSKLRSVRKIMPRPSSHWVGDGFKVYPVFANAAFTEELSPLLMFDYAEPKKFPARVGAPLGVGQHPHRGFETVTVAFQGEVEHHDSTGKSGTIKAGDVQWMTAGRGIIHQEYHSKEFTKAGGTFEMCQLWVNLPKKYKMTKPGYQSILNDKIPVVKLPLGVADDESVLGTARLIAGEFGETNGAAKTFSPVQMWDVSLPLAGSEIDFPFPSNQNCIVFVRRGSVEVMGSKVDGKIKSSTLGPQDVALMRMDGSDTVRLRVNEPDSSVLFLGGEPLNEPIAAQGPFVMNTQEELYKAMTDFRMGKMGN; encoded by the exons ATGAGTAGTACTACTTCTAAGCTGCGTTCCGTACGCAAAATCATGCCGCGCCCGTCGTCGCATTGGGTTGGCGATGGCTTTAAGGTTTATCCTGTCTTTGCCAATGCCGCATTCACGGAAGAATTAAGTCCACTTCTTATGTTCGACTATGCGGAACCCAAGAAATTCCCGGCTAGAGTGGGCGCTCCTCTAGGGGTCGGCCAGCACCCGCATCGGGGTTTCGAAACCGTTACGGTCGCTTTTCAAGGTGAAGTAGAACACCACGATAGTACCGGAAAATCGGGCACTATCAAGGCGGGAGACGTGCAATGGATGACGGCTGGCCGTGGTATTATTCATCAAGAATACCACTCCAAAGAATTCACGAAGGCAGGCGGTACTTTTGAAATGTGTCAATTATGGGTCAATCTACCCAAAAA ATACAAAATGACCAAACCGGGCTATCAGAGTATTCTGAACGACAAGATTCCTGTTGTCAAATTGCCGCTGGGCGTGGCGGATGATGAGAGCGTGCTAGGTACGGCCCGATTGATTGCGGGTGAATTTGGAGAAACTAATGGCGCTGCGAAAACCTTTTCACCAGTCCAAATGTGGGATGTGTCTTTGCCGCTCGCGGGAAGTGAGATTGACTTTCCCTTTCCATCGAACCAGAATTGCATTGTCTTTGTGCGGCGCGGATCCGTTGAGGTGATGGGTAGTAAAGTGGACGGTAAGATCAAGTCCTCTACGTTGGGACCGCAAGACGTGGCGTTGATGCGAATGGACGGCAGTGATACAGTTCGATTGCGTGTAAACGAACCTGACTCGAGTGTGTTGTTCTTGGGCGGCGAGCCGTTGAACGAACCAATTGCAGCGCAGGGACCGTTCGTTATGAATACGCAAGAGGAGCTTTACAAGGCCATGACAGATTTTCGAATGGGAAAAATGGGAAATTAA
- a CDS encoding predicted protein — translation MDSTAAMVTGPDLFSSIAESVDQDDVEATSVPPSHILQDGRFVHLPPPTNRERSQFFERSIARHGLLEADLSAKKKAAEEEVQVEKDQDKNEPKVHPLAMASAKLQSNGISELNRAINLSTLVMTGEYFSLSNIVDPSLEISSTERDANTVSASANSTAVSPTATSIGTPQTEALRDEQRVKSGYVLKRKRAHFEAASVVLERHRRRLAAAIVAQAQPEARLRALRPTWRLVAPEHGTRALPHATRSTELVACDVDVYWKGGDTLGRLASRVPRYATMELKEDFDEKHELDRWMKDTVSSRVDAMDVDSDSSERKTEKLNVPKQNDPVDEMDTPDEANEYKSSETQKPYWTRAEPFAIADPTLGKLDAHFDPTKVAMLSLQFDIEKASTSFCKSASLEPIAKSTEDEGTVQEDEQVLAALQHSLFCAKLFESIRRELAPDTEDVGQVRASAATASSVVWLNTQSEESFLPAPSHMANGGGVSGLAPLCVVYCHEGEIKVQLDQEYTLCVKLVEAGQAAKGNMTSDDSAMPLDSLTLPSISGSQSPAQLSALCRTLLLHAQESYHIHSLKLAAAHSARDIEAAKLPNVHVRQPPKLYPRILQRCVSLGAKLLLERRIRHGILQVKAWQQKTFILGEPLAVEWLSLSVFDLHSYFCVTYRGAVLDVHLSSDEICVTSFGEDGDYRKVHFYGAPELELFLKGWLRRVHSSAGN, via the coding sequence ATGGACTCGACTGCTGCAATGGTGACGGGGCCTGATCTATTCTCGTCAATTGCTGAATCGGTTGATCAGGACGACGTAGAAGCGACGTCTGTGCCGCCTTCTCACATTCTACAAGACGGCCGGTTTGTACATCTCCCTCCTCCAACCAACCGGGAACGAAGCCAATTTTTCGAGAGATCCATTGCCCGCCATGGTCTTTTAGAAGCTGATTTGAGTGCTAAAAAGAAGGCGGCCGAAGAGGAAGTACAAGTGGAAAAGGACCAAGACAAGAACGAGCCAAAAGTTCACCCACTCGCAATGGCGTCGGCAAAATTGCAGTCCAATGGCATAAGTGAGTTGAACCGAGCTATCAATCTGAGTACGCTTGTAATGACCGGAGAATATTTCAGCCTCTCCAATATTGTGGACCCATCGCTCGAAATATCCAGTACGGAACGAGATGCAAATACCGTTTCCGCATCGGCCAACTCCACAGCTGTCTCGCCGACCGCCACGTCCATTGGTACACCACAGACCGAGGCCTTGCGGGACGAGCAACGGGTCAAGTCGGGGTATGTGTTGAAGCGTAAACGTGCTCATTTTGAAGCCGCCAGTGTGGTGCTGGAAAGACATCGTCGACGATTGGCGGCGGCGATCGTTGCCCAGGCGCAGCCGGAAGCCCGATTGCGAGCATTACGCCCAACATGGCGGCTGGTGGCCCCAGAACACGGAACTAGGGCATTGCCGCACGCAACCCGTTCTACGGAACTGGTTGCATGTGATGTAGACGTGTACTGGAAAGGTGGAGATACATTGGGGCGGTTAGCTTCTCGGGTACCGCGCTACGCAACGATGGAGTTgaaggaagattttgacgaaAAGCACGAGTTAGACCGCTGGATGAAGGATACTGTTTCATCAAGGGTCGATGCCATGGATGTCGACTCGGACAGCAGTGAAAGGAAGACCGAAAAATTAAATGTGCCAAAGCAAAACGATCCAGTCGATGAAATGGACACTCCCGATGAAGCAAACGAGTACAAAAGTAGTGAAACGCAGAAACCCTACTGGACTCGAGCAGAACCCTTTGCCATTGCTGATCCCACCTTAGGCAAGCTGGATGCACACTTCGATCCCACAAAGGTAGCAATGCTGAGTTTGCAGTTCGACATAGAGAAAGCTTCGACCAGCTTTTGTAAGAGCGCCTCCTTGGAACCGATTGCCAAGTCAACTGAAGACGAGGGCACTGTACAAGAAGACGAACAAGTGTTGGCCGCCTTGCAGCATTCTCTCTTTTGTGCCAAACTTTTCGAGTCGATTCGACGTGAGCTGGCTCCTGATACTGAAGATGTTGGTCAGGTCCGTGCGAGTGCAGCAACCGCATCCTCGGTCGTATGGCTGAACACCCAGTCGGAAGAATCTTTTTTGCCAGCACCCTCGCACATGGCCAACGGTGGCGGTGTGTCGGGACTCGCGCCGCTCTGTGTGGTTTATTGTCACGAAGGGGAAATAAAAGTGCAACTGGACCAAGAATATACACTTTGTGTCAAGCTGGTCGAAGCAGGACAAGCAGCGAAAGGTAACATGACCAGCGATGACTCAGCCATGCCTCTCGACTCATTAACACTGCCATCTATTAGCGGAAGTCAATCTCCGGCGCAGCTCTCGGCCTTATGTCGGACCTTGTTGTTGCACGCCCAAGAATCTTATCATATTCATTCTTTGAAGTTGGCCGCCGCGCACAGCGCACGTGATATTGAAGCCGCGAAGTTGCCAAATGTGCATGTCCGGCAACCACCAAAGTTATATCCTCGTATTCTACAGCGGTGTGTGAGCCTTGGCGCCAAGTTGTTACTGGAACGAAGAATTCGGCACGGGATACTGCAAGTGAAGGCCTGGCAGCAGAAGACGTTCATATTGGGCGAGCCGCTGGCTGTGGAGTGGCTATCCCTGTCCGTTTTTGATTTGCATTCTTACTTTTGTGTGACTTACCGTGGAGCGGTCTTGGATGTGCACCTTTCGAGCGACGAAATTTGTGTTACGAGTTTTGGTGAGGATGGCGACTATCGCAAAGTCCATTTCTACGGCGCACCCGAACTGGAATTATTTTTAAAAGGATGGCTGCGCCGTGTACATTCTTCCGCCGGAAACTAA
- a CDS encoding predicted protein has product MVIPFPSYGFQLATSPTAGNSVSTPTKAADLSKPIIFATSGLGGCLGWAFVHPANTLAVRMNLASMSGKPFSFPKMIQESGWMGLYDGISAGVLRQVFYATSRFGLFETFRDKLHEYRGKTDFGARIVVGATTGGIAAYLSCPMEVAVVRMSNDSTLPMEERRNYKNVFDTASRVIKEEGPLAFWRGSNPFVIRAMMVGVFQVATLDQFKDLYEHYLNQRRNSITNVFSAAMTSGLIYALATMPLEACKNRMASQKADKITGKLPYKTILQTLRKVSADEGFLALYNGFLPYYIRCGGHTVSMFIIVQILRDSYMQYAL; this is encoded by the coding sequence ATGGTGATACCCTTCCCTTCGTACGGTTTTCAACTCGCCACTTCTCCTACAGCAGGTAACAGTGTATCAACACCGACAAAAGCGGCTGACTTAAGCAAACCGATAATTTTTGCAACGTCCGGTTTGGGGGGATGTCTCGGTTGGGCCTTTGTCCATCCCGCCAACACGTTGGCCGTCCGCATGAACCTGGCTTCCATGTCCGGAAAGCCATTTTCCTTTCCTAAAATGATTCAAGAATCTGGTTGGATGGGACTGTATGATGGAATCTCGGCTGGAGTATTACGACAAGTATTTTACGCGACATCTCGCTTTGGCTTATTTGAAACCTTCCGGGATAAACTCCACGAATATCGTGGCAAAACGGATTTCGGCGCGCGTATCGTGGTAGGCGCCACAACGGGAGGCATCGCCGCATACCTATCCTGCCCCATGGAAGTTGCTGTCGTCCGAATGTCCAACGATTCGACCCTACCCATGGAAGAACGGCGAAATTACAAGAATGTCTTCGACACCGCGTCACGGGTCATCAAAGAAGAGGGGCCCTTGGCGTTTTGGCGGGGTTCCAATCCGTTCGTCATACGGGCAATGATGGTGGGTGTCTTTCAAGTTGCCACGTTGGACCAGTTCAAGGATCTGTACGAGCATTACCTCAATCAACGCCGAAACTCGATCACCAACGTATTTTCTGCCGCCATGACTAGCGGTCTCATCTATGCGCTCgccaccatgcccttggAAGCTTGCAAGAATCGCATGGCGAGTCAAAAAGCGGACAAGATCACCGGAAAGCTTCCGTACAAGACTATTTTGCAAACACTCCGCAAAGTCAGTGCCGACGAAGGCTTTTTAGCACTTTACAATGGATTTTTGCCCTACTACATTCGCTGCGGGGGACACACCGTGTCCATGTTTATCATTGTTCAGATACTACGGGACTCCTACATGCAGTACGCGTTGTAG
- a CDS encoding predicted protein: MTSPDVPLPRVKEGRAVPSTRVGRAWGFAQLGVGLAIGTAVEGASRLWGSPSKTAGNGNGSLVINDHNADRLAASLCRMRGAALKMGQMLSIQDETLLPPALTRALHSVRQGADAMPRYQLMAQLESQWGANWRENKSVVSFDETPLAAASIGQVHRAQIKFDNQDSDENGNTSVQDVVVKVQYPGVGNSIESDLRNLAMLVKVSGLAPKGLFLENVIRVGQEELRVECDYQREKTNQKRIRDLVHTDPVLQANNFVVPYVYNEWTTDEILVSEYRPGGTIDKVSNLSQEERNRIGRAIMYLTMKELFVWRFMQTDPNWGNFLYDVGSKTTSLIDFGATREYSKEFVDGYLRIVWASANQDEATLMEQSHRMHFLTGDENEAMLRAHKLSGFTVGEPFWKSEAFDFQGSQISSRMGEHTSVFLRHRLTPPPEEVYTLHRKLAGAYMLCIKLGAKIVCRDMLEEIVRDHIFEDGLPPPVVH; this comes from the coding sequence ATGACTTCACCGGACGTCCCTCTTCCGCGCGTAAAAGAAGGACGCGCGGTTCCTTCTACCCGAGTGGGTCGCGCCTGGGGCTTTGCCCAACTCGGGGTCGGCCTCGCCATCGGTACAGCCGTGGAAGGCGCCTCCCGCTTGTGGGGTAGCCCGTCGAAAACCGCCGGTAACGGCAACGGCTCCCTCGTCATCAATGACCACAACGCCGATCGACTGGCCGCGTCCTTGTGTCGCATGCGCGGAGCCGCACTCAAAATGGGACAAATGCTGAGCATACAGGACGAAACCCTCCTGCCACCGGCTTTGACCCGAGCCCTCCATTCCGTTCGACAAGGCGCCGACGCCATGCCCCGGTACCAGCTCATGGCGCAGCTCGAGTCGCAGTGGGGTGCTAATTGGCGAGAAAACAAATCGGTTGTGTCATTCGACGAAACACCCCTGGCCGCCGCTTCGATTGGACAAGTGCACCGGGCGCAAATCAAGTTCGATAACCAGGACAGCGACGAAAACGGCAACACCAGTGTACAAGATGTTGTCGTTAAGGTCCAGTATCCCGGAGTGGGCAATTCGATCGAATCAGATTTGCGCAATTTGGCCATGCTCGTCAAAGTTTCGGGTCTGGCGCCGAAAGGCTTGTTCCTGGAGAACGTCATTCGCGTCGGACAAGAAGAATTGCGAGTGGAATGCGACTATCAGCGAGAAAAGACGAATCAAAAGCGAATTCGGGACTTGGTCCACACCGATCCCGTGCTACAGGCCAACAATTTTGTCGTTCCGTATGTATACAACGAGTGGACGACGGACGAGATCTTGGTCAGCGAATACAGGCCCGGTGGAACCATCGACAAAGTCTCGAACCTGAGCCAAGAAGAACGCAACCGCATTGGACGAGCCATCATGTACTTGACCATGAAAGAACTCTTTGTTTGGCGCTTTATGCAGACGGATCCGAATTGGGGTAACTTTCTGTACGACGTTGGATCCAAGACGACTAGTTTGATTGATTTTGGCGCTACGCGCGAGTACTCTAAAGAGTTTGTGGACGGCTATTTGCGTATCGTTTGGGCGTCCGCCAATCAAGACGAGGCCACTCTAATGGAACAGTCTCATCGCATGCATTTTTTAACGGGTGACGAAAACGAGGCGATGTTGCGCGCCCACAAACTCAGTGGCTTTACCGTTGGCGAGCCGTTCTGGAAGAGTGAAGCGTTCGACTTTCAAGGATCGCAGATTTCGTCCCGGATGGGTGAGCACACGTCGGTCTTTCTACGACACCGACTCACGCCGCCACCGGAAGAAGTGTACACATTGCATCGAAAATTGGCGGGCGCGTACATGCTGTGCATCAAATTGGGTGCCAAGATTGTGTGTCGTGACATGCTCGAAGAGATTGTAAGAGATCACATTTTTGAGGACGGTTTGCCGCCACCGGTAGTGCACTAG